One Mya arenaria isolate MELC-2E11 chromosome 7, ASM2691426v1 genomic window carries:
- the LOC128241171 gene encoding uncharacterized protein LOC128241171: MSDRPDVAASVVPPPPLSSASLSCNPRADDNDAACPTHTAVSSESELQNPSFADNKCFPSASHLNTRDNSTALYDTLSSDLRSYHSKSLPDAVLHSDALLEHEYELESLGSVTSNSFSLSTDDTLHNTSSESDEIEVDRLLDKPENMGNQAARKTVQSDDDTPDETKTKCCEIPKKKVKDRNSRVSRNSRVDDLGFDTNEVYPFEGRTRSEQELSDPVELEPFDIVETDDIRFVPGAGTSAVIQSASEPRFQTIPEDMTIGGEHEQATKNDSDQTDVKKFYIEKGSKILEPGTSTAHSTFEFKQMKTNAKEKPFSIAKSPLYENTSDGAKPCPSSGNDDEAPVSPGAAASPASPSSSGNSSNQIGGNNSKNDIKKPTRKGKTTKCGETDIMKTSVSEIHEDAQCKKASVKETKATSENKRQRNKSDKQPAIRDSEIDRNIDNVLLLTQTMFSGSKTSNNAEDNVLVNSGDNQQEVVQAKYENVNRCVKLESGGLAIAHKDESVAQKHVNKGEKTDREHVDRVKEAIQITRQGPDTEQELLKYENVGVCVKLEATGLSIHNKELPAIPKSELPNQGGIKKSRRKASDDKEVVEIRQEEHTAQDKDMNRKRRERKASSDKEFVEISRIRQASGGKEIVTIKPTDSEYIEMNTGKDDRRVPTGVVEDVKLDIRNKGILHISDSGTLIIKSLPKPPSHAPSSEKGGSHYYENDIIDRDRTDIKVPYVETESSEADCSNLAPDKEKQLLKVKEEEIEEVPPPSPSTMDILAEAEEEEEEEFEEEYDEDRRRKSLEMFEFTENVCKRLSQLLERSNSSSEPENEDYLFESGKDFTEPPKPENIYETINEDPKLSLDDVSKQVLRKSIDMSTDTSLQRRKRNESSSTLKRASGESEPYKEVEAFDDEESDDGLPDYFQPEDAKTKESLGEKSEMEGVINDWESIDDSVFTQCFDDQYIEDASLSTLESFRTEEPSSKEKESHYGSLHSALTLPIRGVESGVVFNESTSTDICDETPTAESQSKLAALTELVTAKEEDVPVQFDTSGRASVTYTESDLDISEHRDDMSTDSMLADDEAEETMEILFTKTYTEPVEGAEVFLSCTVVNSNYRDEEMKNDAWISDEALEYFEANASDLMSTAFLKAKKEMKDIQMCLQGLRRQMEHFHSDAEDTSHPGSGDLVPDYFRIAGRNAVTD, encoded by the coding sequence ATGAGTGACAGACCGGATGTAGCCGCGAGTGTTGTGCCGCCTCCACCACTCTCCTCAGCTTCTCTCTCCTGCAATCCTCGTGCCGACGATAACGACGCCGCTTGTCCAACGCACACTGCTGTTTCGAGCGAATCTGAGCTTCAGAACCCTTCTTTCGCCGACAATAAATGCTTCCCATCAGCGTCTCATTTAAACACAAGGGATAATTCAACTGCTCTTTATGACACTTTATCCAGTGATTTGCGCAGTTATCATTCGAAAAGCTTACCTGACGCTGTTCTGCATAGTGACGCGCTTTTAGAACATGAATATGAGCTTGAAAGTCTAGGAAGTGTAACGAGTAACTCATTCTCGCTATCCACTGACGACACTTTACATAACACGAGTTCGGAATCGGATGAAATTGAAGTAGACCGTTTACTAGACAAACCTGAAAACATGGGTAATCAAGCTGCGCGAAAAACTGTTCAGAGTGATGATGACACCCCGGACGAGACAAAGACCAAATGTTGTGAGATACCAAAGAAGAAAGTCAAGGATCGAAACAGCAGAGTCAGTCGAAACAGTCGCGTTGACGACCTTGGCTTTGATACAAATGAAGTATACCCTTTCGAAGGCCGCACTCGGAGCGAGCAAGAACTCTCCGATCCGGTAGAACTGGAACCATTCGATATTGTGGAAACAGACGACATCCGATTTGTTCCGGGAGCCGGAACCTCGGCTGTCATTCAGTCCGCCAGCGAGCCGCGCTTTCAGACAATACCGGAGGACATGACAATCGGTGGCGAACACGAACAGGCAACGAAAAATGATTCCGATCAAACTGACGTTAAGAAGTTTTACATAGAAAAGGGCTCCAAAATCCTTGAACCGGGAACGTCCACTGCACATTCTACGTTCGAGTTCAAGCAgatgaaaacaaatgcaaaagaaaaacCATTTTCTATTGCCAAGAGTCCTTTGTATGAAAATACGAGCGATGGAGCAAAACCTTGTCCATCTAGTGGAAACGACGATGAAGCTCCTGTATCACCAGGCGCTGCAGCTTCACCGGCATCTCCATCGAGCTCTGGAAACAGCAGCAATCAAATTGGCGGAAATAACTCGAAGAACGACATCAAGAAACCGACCAGAAAAggcaaaacaacaaaatgtggCGAAACTGATATTATGAAGACGTCGGTTAGTGAAATACACGAAGATGCTCAATGTAAGAAAGCTTCTGTGAAAGAAACTAAAGCTACCTCTGAAAATAAGAGACAAAGGAACAAATCCGACAAGCAACCAGCGATAAGAGACAGTGAAATAGACAGAAACATCGACAACGTGTTATTGTTAACTCAAACTATGTTCTCAGGCTCTAAGACATCTAATAATGCAGAAGACAATGTGCTTGTGAATTCTGGCGATAACCAGCAAGAGGTTGTGCAAGCCAAATATGAAAACGTCAACCGTTGTGTTAAGCTTGAAAGTGGCGGATTAGCGATCGCACATAAAGATGAGTCTGTGGCTCAAAAACATGTGAACAAAGGTGAGAAAACTGACAGAGAACATGTTGATAGAGTCAAAGAAGCCATTCAGATAACAAGGCAAGGGccagacactgaacaagaactattgaaatatgaaaacgttggtgtttgtgttaaacttgaAGCTACTGGATTGTCTATTCACAATAAAGAACTACCTGCTATTCCAAAATCAGAATTACCAAATCAAGGTGGAATTAAAAAATCAAGACGAAAAGCATCAGATGATAAAGAGGTTGTTGAAATAAGACAAGAAGAGCATACTGCTCAAGATAAGGACATGAATAGAAAGAGGCGTGAGCGTAAAGCTTCATCTGACAAAGAGTTTGTTGAGATAAGTAGAATCAGGCAAGCGAGTGGTGGAAAAGAAATAGTGACGATTAAACCAACTGACTCggaatatattgaaatgaacacaGGGAAAGATGACCGAAGAGTTCCTACAGGTGTTGTTGAAGATGTTAAACTTGATATTCGAAATAAGGGAATATTACATATATCTGATAGTGGTACTTTGATCATTAAATCTTTACCAAAACCACCATCACATGCTCCGTCAAGTGAAAAAGGTGGAAGtcattattatgaaaatgatattatcgACCGTGACCGAACAGACATTAAAGTACCTTATGTGGAGACCGAAAGTAGTGAAGCTGACTGTTCAAACCTGGCTCCTGATAAGGAAAAACAGTTACTGAAagtaaaagaagaagaaatagaGGAAGTTCCCCCTCCTTCACCGTCGACTATGGATATTCTAGCGGAAgcagaagaagaagaggaagaagaaTTTGAAGAAGAGTATGATGAAGATCGAAGGAGAAAGAGTCTGGAAATGTTCGAATTTACAGAAAATGTGTGTAAACGGTTGTCTCAATTACTGGAAAGGTCCAATAGTAGTTCCGAACCAGAAAATGAGGACTATTTGTTCGAAAGTGGTAAGGATTTTACTGAGCCTCCCAAGCctgaaaacatttatgaaactATTAACGAAGACCCTAAGTTGAGCTTAGATGATGTTAGCAAACAGGTGCTACGTAAAAGTATTGACATGTCGACAGACACAAGTCTGCAACGGCGAAAGCGGAACGAGTCATCTAGTACACTGAAACGGGCTTCTGGAGAGTCCGAGCCATACAAAGAAGTTGAAGCTTTTGATGATGAAGAATCCGACGATGGGCTACCTGACTACTTCCAGCCAGAAGATGCCAAGACGAAAGAGAGTCTTGGGGAGAAATCAGAGATGGAAGGAGTCATTAATGATTGGGAATCGATTGATGATTCTGTATTCACTCAATGTTTTGACGATCAGTACATTGAGGATGCCTCTCTTTCGACACTTGAATCATTTCGAACGGAGGAGCCATCGAGCAAAGAGAAAGAGTCTCATTACGGGTCTCTCCACTCAGCGCTCACGTTGCCGATTCGAGGCGTGGAATCGGGCGTTGTTTTTAACGAGTCTACTTCCACAGATATTTGTGACGAGACCCCGACAGCGGAAAGCCAGTCGAAATTGGCCGCTTTGACGGAATTAGTGACAGCGAAGGAGGAGGATGTGCCGGTGCAGTTTGACACATCCGGTCGGGCGTCCGTCACGTACACGGAGTCGGACCTCGATATTTCCGAGCACAGGGATGACATGAGTACGGACAGTATGCTAGCGGATGACGAGGCGGAAGAGACGATGGAGATCCTATTCACTAAGACGTACACGGAGCCGGTTGAGGGCGCGGAAGTGTTCCTCAGCTGTACCGTCGTAAATAGCAACTACCGAGACGAGGAAATGAAGAACGACGCGTGGATCTCCGACGAGGCGCTCGAGTATTTCGAGGCGAATGCCTCCGACCTGATGTCTACCGCCTTCCTTAAAGCAAAGAAAGAGATGAAGGATATTCAGATGTGTCTTCAGGGCCTCCGACGCCAAATGGAGCATTTCCATAGCGACGCCGAAGACACATCCCATCCGGGTTCCGGTGATCTCGTGCCGGACTACTTCCGGATTGCCGGCAGAAATGCCGTCACAGATTGA